One genomic region from Cellulomonas fengjieae encodes:
- a CDS encoding TetR/AcrR family transcriptional regulator, with protein MANATETTTETRERIVAAAGGLFYARGFNAVGMDEVRTAAGVSLKRLYAEFPGKEQLVLEVLAARRRRWEDGLARTAAGLDDPRQRLLAVFDFLEEWFREDTFRGCGFINAFGELGATSPAVAAAAREQKRAFQDHLARLAVESGADESLGAQLALLAEGAQTTAAIAGCADAVGQARGAAEVLVDAALGRR; from the coding sequence GTGGCGAACGCGACCGAGACGACGACCGAGACGCGCGAGCGGATCGTCGCGGCGGCCGGAGGGCTGTTCTACGCCCGCGGTTTCAACGCGGTCGGTATGGACGAGGTGCGCACGGCCGCCGGCGTCTCCCTCAAGCGCCTCTACGCCGAGTTCCCCGGCAAGGAACAGCTGGTGCTCGAGGTGCTCGCCGCGCGCCGTCGACGGTGGGAGGACGGGCTGGCGCGGACGGCGGCCGGGCTTGACGACCCGCGCCAGCGTCTCCTCGCCGTGTTCGACTTCCTCGAGGAGTGGTTCCGGGAGGACACCTTCCGCGGCTGCGGCTTCATCAACGCCTTCGGCGAGCTCGGTGCGACCTCACCGGCCGTCGCCGCCGCGGCACGCGAGCAGAAACGGGCCTTCCAGGACCACCTCGCCCGGCTCGCCGTCGAGTCGGGGGCCGACGAGTCCCTCGGGGCGCAGCTGGCACTGCTCGCCGAGGGGGCGCAGACGACGGCGGCCATCGCCGGGTGCGCCGACGCGGTGGGGCAGGCGCGCGGCGCGGCGGAGGTGCTGGTCGACGCCGCGCTCGGGCGGCGCTGA
- a CDS encoding CPBP family intramembrane glutamic endopeptidase, with protein sequence MSVLTAAAPAPQKPAGVRGVIRRRPILSFFVLALSASWIAWIPYILSQNGLGIWGFEFPGGPGGGQLLGMLPGAYLGPIGAALVVTAIADGRAGLRAWAGRLWRWKVGWRWYVTILLGVPAAMVLSSFVFSGGDVQMPSTIVLVALVPGLIMQMLTTGLAEEPGWRDFALPRMQRLLGAPRAAVVIGVVWGVWHLPLYLTQWGEWPTATWYRPIEFVLFCITFNLVMTWVFNRTGQSLPMAMLLHVSVNNSTGVLSEMFPRLDTGLFQHALLLGATVAAIVTMVGTRGRLGYHPEVGRDEVTYPREAARIA encoded by the coding sequence ATGAGCGTCCTCACCGCTGCGGCCCCGGCGCCGCAGAAGCCAGCCGGCGTCCGCGGCGTCATCCGGCGCCGCCCGATCCTGTCGTTCTTCGTGCTGGCCCTGTCGGCCAGCTGGATCGCGTGGATCCCGTACATCCTGTCCCAGAACGGTCTCGGCATCTGGGGCTTCGAGTTCCCGGGTGGTCCCGGGGGCGGCCAGCTGCTCGGCATGCTGCCCGGCGCCTACCTCGGCCCGATCGGGGCCGCGCTCGTCGTGACCGCGATCGCCGACGGGCGCGCGGGGCTGCGTGCCTGGGCGGGGAGGCTGTGGCGGTGGAAGGTCGGCTGGCGCTGGTACGTCACCATCCTGCTCGGCGTCCCCGCTGCCATGGTGCTGTCCTCGTTCGTCTTCTCGGGCGGTGACGTGCAGATGCCGTCCACGATCGTGCTGGTCGCTCTCGTGCCCGGCCTGATCATGCAGATGCTGACCACCGGCCTCGCCGAGGAGCCGGGCTGGCGCGACTTCGCGCTGCCCCGCATGCAGCGCCTGCTCGGTGCGCCCCGCGCGGCCGTGGTGATCGGGGTCGTCTGGGGCGTGTGGCACCTGCCGCTCTACCTCACCCAGTGGGGCGAGTGGCCGACCGCCACCTGGTACCGGCCGATCGAGTTCGTGCTGTTCTGCATCACCTTCAACCTGGTCATGACGTGGGTGTTCAACCGGACCGGGCAGAGCCTGCCGATGGCGATGCTGCTGCACGTCAGCGTGAACAACTCCACGGGCGTCCTGAGCGAGATGTTCCCCCGCCTGGACACCGGCCTGTTCCAGCACGCGCTGCTGCTCGGCGCGACGGTGGCCGCGATCGTGACCATGGTCGGCACCCGAGGGCGCCTCGGCTACCACCCGGAGGTCGGCCGCGACGAGGTTACCTACCCGCGTGAGGCGGCGCGCATCGCATGA
- a CDS encoding cellulase family glycosylhydrolase — MSQRTRALGSLFAALLAMTGIGAIAGTSAQAAAGCKVDYAVTNQWGEGFGANVTLTNLGDPLTSWTVGWTFSSGQRITQAWNGTATQSGNAVSVRDAGHNGVVRTGGTASFGFNGTWSGSNAVPTQFTVNGVACTGSAGSTPTPTPTPTPTSTTTPPPPTGTTPLAINGQLSVCGVNLCNQYGKPIQLRGASTHGLQWFPGCYNTSSLNTLANDWKADVLRIAMYVNEDGYVTDPSGFTARVNTLVDQAESRGMYSIIDFHTLTPGDPNVNLENAKTFFRNVATRNAAKKNVIYEIANEPNGVTWEQIRTYANQVIPIIKAADPDAVIIVGTRGWSSLGVSNGSSSAEIVANPLAFSNIMYAFHFYAASHQDNYRAEVRNAAAKLPIFVTEWGTTSATGGGTVDIASSTAWLDLLDSLKISHVNWTYSDANESSAAFRPGTCAGSSYGTGQLTQSGQFVRSRIVTADSFPTS, encoded by the coding sequence ATGTCACAGCGCACCAGGGCTCTCGGGTCCCTGTTCGCGGCCCTGCTGGCCATGACGGGGATCGGCGCGATCGCCGGCACGTCGGCGCAGGCGGCGGCCGGGTGCAAGGTCGACTACGCCGTCACCAACCAGTGGGGCGAGGGCTTCGGCGCCAACGTCACGCTCACCAACCTCGGAGATCCCCTGACCAGCTGGACCGTCGGCTGGACGTTCTCGTCGGGCCAGCGCATCACGCAGGCGTGGAACGGGACCGCGACACAGTCGGGCAACGCGGTCTCGGTGCGGGACGCGGGCCACAACGGCGTCGTCCGCACCGGTGGGACCGCCAGCTTCGGCTTCAACGGCACGTGGAGCGGCAGCAACGCCGTGCCCACCCAGTTCACCGTCAACGGGGTCGCCTGCACGGGGTCCGCGGGATCGACCCCCACCCCCACCCCCACGCCCACCCCCACCTCGACCACCACACCCCCGCCGCCCACGGGCACGACCCCGCTCGCCATCAACGGGCAGCTGAGCGTCTGCGGCGTGAACCTGTGCAACCAGTACGGCAAGCCGATCCAGCTGCGCGGGGCCAGCACGCACGGGCTGCAGTGGTTCCCCGGGTGCTACAACACGAGCTCGCTGAACACCCTGGCGAACGACTGGAAGGCCGACGTCCTGCGGATCGCGATGTACGTCAACGAGGACGGCTACGTCACCGACCCCAGCGGCTTCACCGCACGGGTCAACACGCTGGTCGACCAGGCCGAGTCGAGGGGCATGTACTCGATCATCGACTTCCACACGCTCACGCCGGGTGACCCGAACGTGAACCTGGAGAACGCGAAGACGTTCTTCCGCAACGTCGCCACCCGCAACGCTGCCAAGAAGAACGTCATCTACGAGATCGCGAACGAGCCGAACGGCGTGACCTGGGAGCAGATCCGCACCTACGCCAACCAGGTCATCCCGATCATCAAGGCAGCCGACCCGGACGCCGTGATCATCGTCGGCACGCGCGGCTGGTCGTCGCTCGGCGTGTCCAACGGGTCGAGCTCGGCGGAGATCGTGGCCAACCCCCTGGCGTTCTCGAACATCATGTACGCGTTCCATTTCTACGCAGCGTCGCACCAGGACAACTACCGGGCCGAGGTGCGCAACGCGGCCGCCAAGCTGCCCATCTTCGTGACCGAGTGGGGCACCACGAGCGCGACGGGCGGCGGCACCGTCGACATCGCCAGCTCGACGGCGTGGCTCGACCTGCTCGACTCGCTGAAGATCAGCCACGTCAACTGGACCTACTCGGATGCCAACGAGAGCAGTGCCGCCTTCCGGCCGGGCACCTGCGCGGGGTCGAGCTACGGCACCGGCCAGCTGACACAGTCCGGTCAGTTCGTCCGCAGCAGGATCGTCACGGCGGACAGCTTCCCGACGAGCTGA
- a CDS encoding tetratricopeptide repeat protein, producing the protein MTDVAAWDRRVEEFWATADGSDVDGVLTSMNALVAERPAGDAAALMEWAGAHDFVGLEAEAIPLYREAIAAGLDPEREARAVLQLASSLRNVGQPDAAVELLQATAGHPAVGAARDAFLALALLDAGQPGAALRVALEALTPTLPAYRSALTHYASQLPSAE; encoded by the coding sequence ATGACTGACGTCGCTGCATGGGACCGCCGGGTCGAGGAGTTCTGGGCGACCGCGGACGGCAGTGACGTCGACGGCGTACTGACCAGCATGAACGCGCTCGTCGCGGAGCGCCCCGCCGGAGACGCCGCGGCGCTCATGGAGTGGGCGGGCGCCCACGACTTCGTCGGCCTGGAGGCGGAGGCGATCCCGCTGTACCGCGAGGCGATCGCGGCCGGCCTCGACCCCGAGCGCGAGGCGCGGGCGGTCCTGCAGCTGGCGAGCTCGCTGCGCAACGTCGGGCAGCCCGACGCGGCGGTCGAGCTGCTGCAGGCCACGGCCGGGCACCCCGCCGTGGGTGCCGCGCGCGACGCCTTCCTGGCCCTGGCGCTCCTCGACGCGGGACAGCCGGGCGCAGCCCTGCGGGTCGCGCTGGAGGCGCTGACACCGACGCTGCCCGCCTACCGCAGCGCCCTGACGCACTACGCCTCCCAGCTGCCGTCGGCCGAGTAG
- a CDS encoding pyridoxamine 5'-phosphate oxidase family protein, protein MSADASLSTDDLELLRRALHGFLTVAAGPVPPQPRPVWFEVADDGTVQLFTTPDALKVRRLRRDPRASLVVAAPVGEREHWVSVSGPVTVETQGAHDLAARLAARYWDLSDPVHARDLATILAEDQVRLVIHPERVTRYAY, encoded by the coding sequence ATGAGTGCTGACGCGTCCCTGTCCACCGACGACCTCGAGCTCCTGCGTCGTGCGCTGCACGGCTTCCTGACCGTCGCCGCCGGCCCCGTGCCGCCGCAGCCGCGGCCGGTGTGGTTCGAGGTGGCCGACGACGGCACGGTCCAGCTGTTCACCACGCCCGACGCCCTCAAGGTGCGCCGGCTGCGGCGTGACCCCCGCGCGTCGCTCGTCGTCGCCGCCCCGGTGGGCGAGCGCGAGCACTGGGTGTCGGTGTCCGGTCCGGTCACCGTCGAGACCCAGGGCGCGCACGACCTCGCCGCCCGCCTCGCCGCGCGCTACTGGGACCTGTCCGACCCGGTGCACGCGCGGGACCTCGCGACGATCCTCGCCGAGGACCAGGTCCGGCTCGTGATCCACCCGGAGCGCGTCACCCGCTACGCGTACTGA
- a CDS encoding response regulator, whose amino-acid sequence MSDVPSGTPNLRVVVADDQPLVRAGLSTMLTTEPGIEVVGQAADGATAVALARALRPDVVCMDIRMPGKDGITATRELCGPDVVDPIPVLVLTTFDVDEYLFGALEAGASGFLLKDAEPETLVEAVRSVAAGHGMLANALTRRVLREVVTRRRTQPVTAARASELLTPRELDILLLLAQGMSNEEISRELFLEVSTVKSHLARAMPKLGVKSRLQAVVWAYQNGIVDVRP is encoded by the coding sequence ATGAGCGACGTCCCGAGCGGTACCCCGAACCTGCGGGTCGTCGTCGCCGACGACCAGCCGCTCGTGCGCGCCGGCCTGTCCACCATGCTGACGACAGAGCCGGGCATCGAGGTGGTCGGGCAGGCCGCCGACGGGGCGACCGCCGTGGCCCTGGCCCGCGCCCTGCGGCCCGACGTGGTCTGCATGGACATCCGCATGCCGGGCAAGGACGGGATCACCGCGACGCGGGAGCTGTGCGGCCCCGACGTCGTGGACCCGATCCCGGTCCTCGTCCTGACCACGTTCGACGTCGACGAGTACCTGTTCGGCGCGCTCGAGGCGGGCGCGTCCGGCTTCCTGCTCAAGGACGCCGAGCCGGAGACGCTCGTCGAGGCCGTCCGGTCGGTGGCAGCGGGCCACGGCATGCTGGCCAACGCGCTGACCCGGCGGGTGCTGCGGGAGGTGGTCACGCGCCGCCGGACGCAGCCGGTGACCGCCGCGCGCGCCAGCGAGCTGCTGACGCCGCGCGAGCTCGACATCCTCCTGCTGCTGGCCCAGGGCATGTCCAACGAGGAGATCTCCCGCGAGCTCTTCCTGGAGGTCTCGACCGTGAAGTCGCACCTGGCCAGGGCGATGCCGAAGCTGGGTGTGAAGTCGCGGCTGCAGGCGGTCGTGTGGGCTTATCAGAATGGCATCGTCGACGTCCGTCCCTAG
- a CDS encoding sensor histidine kinase, giving the protein MIEHPAQHGRRATYLVPAVCWLLSVGLLAASLGLNQADPSAARGVPEFGDAAWWGAIAVLTAQAVVLGVWRGHPRATVLAVAAAMPALQWLGEAVGAGLIVVIVATYRVVLARPVRRLAPTLLGAGALVAVGVAAAEIRSGGEGWTVVIAGALQAVAAVGLPFVLASVVGARQDAVAAVARTVEAQGRERDALVRVAVERERTAMARELHDIAAHHLSGIAVMSAAVGRQIDVDPEGAKRAVAQVREQSTAMLRDLRNLVVLLRDTEDPPDPDGPVRMETLAGIADLVAQARASGLEVDLETSGPVDEVAASGVIGPLAQLAAYRVVQEALANAARHAHGARCTVRIDVRADDHVELRVRNTAPGPGEALTDHDPGYGLVGMQERAELTGATLQYGPTLDGGWQVSLAIPTTPTEELR; this is encoded by the coding sequence GTGATCGAGCACCCCGCTCAGCACGGCCGCCGGGCGACGTACCTCGTCCCGGCGGTCTGCTGGCTGCTGTCGGTCGGGCTGCTCGCCGCCTCCCTCGGGCTGAACCAGGCCGACCCGTCCGCCGCGCGCGGCGTCCCGGAGTTCGGCGACGCGGCGTGGTGGGGCGCTATCGCCGTGCTCACGGCGCAGGCGGTCGTGCTCGGCGTGTGGCGGGGGCACCCGCGCGCCACGGTGCTCGCAGTCGCCGCGGCGATGCCCGCCCTGCAGTGGCTCGGCGAGGCCGTCGGCGCCGGCCTCATCGTGGTGATCGTCGCGACGTACCGGGTGGTTCTCGCGCGGCCCGTCCGGCGCCTCGCGCCGACCCTGCTCGGGGCCGGTGCCCTGGTGGCCGTCGGCGTGGCCGCCGCCGAGATCCGGAGCGGCGGCGAGGGGTGGACCGTCGTCATCGCCGGTGCCCTGCAGGCGGTCGCGGCGGTCGGGCTGCCCTTCGTGCTCGCGAGCGTCGTGGGCGCACGGCAGGACGCCGTGGCCGCCGTCGCCCGCACGGTCGAGGCGCAGGGCCGCGAGCGCGACGCCCTGGTCCGGGTCGCCGTCGAGCGGGAGCGGACGGCGATGGCGCGCGAGCTGCACGACATCGCGGCGCACCACCTGTCCGGCATCGCCGTGATGAGCGCCGCCGTCGGCCGCCAGATCGACGTGGACCCCGAGGGCGCCAAGCGGGCCGTCGCGCAGGTCCGGGAGCAGAGCACGGCGATGCTGCGCGACCTGCGCAACCTCGTGGTGCTGCTGCGCGACACCGAGGACCCGCCCGACCCGGACGGCCCGGTACGGATGGAGACGCTGGCCGGCATCGCCGACCTGGTCGCGCAGGCGCGGGCGTCGGGGCTGGAGGTCGACCTGGAGACCTCGGGCCCGGTCGACGAGGTGGCCGCCTCGGGCGTGATCGGTCCGCTCGCGCAGCTCGCGGCGTACCGGGTGGTCCAGGAGGCGCTGGCCAACGCGGCCCGGCACGCGCACGGGGCGCGCTGCACGGTCCGGATCGACGTCCGGGCCGACGACCACGTCGAGCTGCGGGTCCGCAACACCGCACCCGGTCCCGGTGAGGCGCTGACCGACCACGACCCGGGCTACGGGTTGGTCGGCATGCAGGAGCGCGCCGAGCTGACCGGCGCGACGCTCCAGTACGGACCCACCCTCGACGGCGGGTGGCAGGTCTCGCTCGCGATCCCGACCACACCCACCGAGGAGCTCCGATGA
- a CDS encoding transcriptional regulator: MTVEARPDEIVHNIVRLRICGLLRPVDALTFSTLAATLELTKPALSKHLRILTDAGYTTMSRSSSDERTDRRQITWVRLTREGRRAFDGHVAALRQITEIEADRPGPATV; the protein is encoded by the coding sequence GTGACCGTTGAGGCGCGGCCGGACGAGATCGTCCACAACATAGTGCGCCTGCGGATCTGCGGGCTGCTGCGCCCCGTCGACGCCCTGACGTTCTCGACTCTCGCAGCAACGCTCGAGCTGACCAAGCCGGCACTCTCCAAGCACCTGCGCATCCTGACCGACGCCGGCTACACGACGATGAGCCGCTCCTCCTCCGACGAGCGGACCGACCGCCGGCAGATCACCTGGGTGCGCCTGACGCGCGAGGGTCGGCGAGCGTTCGACGGACACGTCGCGGCGCTCCGTCAGATCACCGAGATCGAGGCCGACCGGCCCGGCCCTGCCACCGTCTGA
- the bsh gene encoding choloylglycine hydrolase, whose protein sequence is MCTGIRFTDGSDNLYLARNLDWTSGYGERVVVTPTGYAPKSPFGAVGSIQHATIGMGIVEEDTPLYFDCGNDAGLAVAGLNFPGYAAYAPGPVEGATNVAAFEFPLWVASQFTTVDDVEAALQDVAIVDKPINEKYPSSLLHWVIGDATRAIVVEYTSDGMHVFDDDVDVLANQPGFGWHHENLRNYLNTAPDFPKETVLGRATLTPFGSGSHMRGIPGDYYSPSRFVRAAYVNEHYPTKASEEENVSRAFHTLQQVAMVDGAAAMGSGEFEKTIYTGLFSSRTTTYYWNTYDDPAIRSVALADHSPEGSQIVVV, encoded by the coding sequence ATGTGCACGGGAATCAGGTTCACCGACGGTAGCGACAACCTCTACCTCGCACGGAACCTCGACTGGACGAGCGGCTACGGGGAGAGGGTGGTGGTCACGCCCACGGGGTACGCCCCGAAGTCGCCGTTCGGGGCGGTGGGGAGCATCCAGCACGCGACCATCGGCATGGGGATCGTCGAGGAGGACACACCGCTCTACTTCGACTGCGGGAACGACGCGGGGCTGGCCGTGGCGGGACTCAACTTCCCGGGGTACGCGGCGTACGCGCCGGGTCCGGTGGAGGGCGCGACCAACGTCGCCGCGTTCGAGTTTCCGCTCTGGGTCGCCTCGCAGTTCACCACCGTCGATGACGTCGAGGCGGCGCTGCAGGACGTGGCGATCGTGGACAAGCCGATCAACGAGAAGTACCCGAGCTCGCTGCTCCACTGGGTCATCGGCGACGCGACCCGGGCGATCGTGGTCGAGTACACGAGCGACGGCATGCACGTCTTCGACGACGACGTGGACGTCCTGGCCAATCAGCCCGGGTTCGGATGGCACCACGAGAACCTGCGCAACTACCTGAACACCGCGCCCGACTTCCCCAAGGAGACCGTGCTGGGCAGGGCGACGCTCACCCCGTTCGGCTCGGGGTCGCACATGCGAGGCATCCCCGGCGACTACTACTCGCCGTCCAGGTTCGTCCGCGCCGCGTACGTCAACGAGCACTACCCGACGAAGGCGAGCGAGGAGGAGAACGTCAGCCGCGCGTTCCACACCCTGCAGCAGGTCGCGATGGTGGACGGCGCCGCCGCGATGGGCTCGGGTGAGTTCGAGAAGACCATCTACACCGGACTCTTCTCGTCCAGGACGACGACCTACTACTGGAACACCTACGACGACCCGGCCATCCGGAGCGTCGCGCTGGCGGACCACTCGCCCGAGGGGTCGCAGATCGTCGTCGTGTAG